The Spirosoma radiotolerans genome has a window encoding:
- a CDS encoding carboxypeptidase-like regulatory domain-containing protein: MKKSLTLFVFILVLSALAGLFTTARAQGQERQITFTGFITGGKSNDALPGAYIYIPKAGKGVLSAPNGYFALPVFPGDSIIFSYVGFRTQYHIIPRRITDLTYSAVVALQEDVKTLAEVKVYPYATEELFKEAFVNLKLPDEKERENLARNTSPEAIMRQAATMPMGALANHQNFVNQQFFGRESLIGRSATPTFAFTNPFAWANFIRSVKRGDLKTKEWRSELNKAPRENLTRKDILQDGN; the protein is encoded by the coding sequence ATGAAAAAGTCGCTAACGTTGTTTGTCTTTATTCTGGTGTTGTCTGCGCTTGCGGGACTCTTTACGACTGCGCGGGCACAAGGGCAGGAACGGCAGATTACGTTCACGGGCTTCATCACCGGTGGTAAATCAAATGATGCCTTACCTGGCGCTTACATTTATATCCCGAAGGCAGGAAAAGGTGTTCTTTCGGCCCCGAATGGCTATTTTGCCTTGCCCGTTTTTCCGGGTGACAGTATCATTTTCAGCTATGTAGGTTTCAGGACTCAATACCACATTATCCCACGCCGGATAACCGACCTTACGTATTCGGCGGTTGTAGCGTTGCAGGAAGACGTTAAAACACTGGCTGAAGTAAAGGTTTACCCCTACGCAACGGAAGAACTGTTTAAAGAAGCCTTCGTTAACCTAAAACTTCCCGACGAAAAAGAACGCGAAAACCTGGCCCGGAACACCAGCCCGGAAGCCATTATGCGACAGGCGGCTACCATGCCCATGGGCGCACTTGCCAACCACCAGAACTTTGTGAATCAGCAGTTCTTTGGGCGCGAATCGCTCATTGGCCGCAGTGCCACGCCAACGTTTGCCTTTACAAACCCCTTTGCCTGGGCTAACTTCATCCGGTCTGTCAAACGAGGGGATCTGAAAACGAAGGAGTGGCGTAGCGAACTCAATAAAGCACCTCGGGAAAACCTAACCCGAAAGGATATTTTACAGGACGGAAACTGA
- the pyrH gene encoding UMP kinase, protein MTSQTKYKRILLKLSGEALAGPNGYNIDPAVLEQYSQEIKQVVDLGVEVAIVIGGGNIFRGVSGERSGIDRVQGDYMGMLATVINAMALQSSFEKHGMYTRVMSAIKMEQVCEPYVRRRAVRHLEKGRVVIFAAGTGSPYFTTDTTASLRAIEIEADVVLKGTKVDGVYTADPMKDKSATRYTTITFDDVYEKKLSVMDLTAFTLCQENNLPIIVFNMNTKGSLLRLMQGDDDQGTLITMKLPE, encoded by the coding sequence ATGACATCGCAAACAAAGTATAAACGCATCCTGCTCAAGCTGAGTGGGGAGGCTCTTGCTGGGCCGAACGGTTACAATATTGACCCGGCTGTACTGGAACAATACAGTCAGGAAATTAAACAAGTAGTGGACCTGGGTGTAGAGGTGGCTATTGTCATTGGCGGGGGCAACATCTTCCGGGGTGTCTCTGGCGAGCGTTCCGGCATCGATCGTGTACAGGGCGATTACATGGGCATGCTGGCAACGGTCATCAATGCAATGGCACTCCAAAGTTCATTTGAGAAACATGGCATGTATACCCGTGTAATGTCGGCCATCAAAATGGAGCAGGTTTGCGAACCCTACGTTCGTCGGCGGGCAGTGCGGCACCTCGAAAAAGGTCGTGTCGTTATTTTTGCTGCCGGTACCGGAAGCCCTTACTTCACCACCGACACAACGGCCAGTTTACGGGCTATCGAAATTGAAGCCGATGTGGTCCTGAAGGGTACCAAAGTCGATGGCGTTTACACGGCCGATCCGATGAAAGACAAAAGCGCCACCCGGTATACCACCATCACCTTCGATGACGTTTACGAAAAGAAACTGAGCGTTATGGACTTGACCGCCTTTACGCTCTGCCAGGAAAACAACCTGCCCATCATTGTTTTTAACATGAACACGAAGGGTAGTCTGCTCCGTTTGATGCAGGGAGATGATGACCAGGGAACGCTCATCACCATGAAATTGCCAGAATAA
- a CDS encoding CPBP family intramembrane glutamic endopeptidase: MLVGFVLVGGVVSTLLLFGIMAVSKGMGFTEAQNYLTRLAANPSAAPGSWYELMILQAVNHLGTFFLPALVYWYFIERRTWDQFNVRPISAVAGFGLIGLIVIAFMPFDSFIIDWNRNLHLPETLAPVEQWIRDKEKGLEGITKYLTTFDTTSQLLVAILVIAVIPAIGEETLFRGILQRNLTVWTKNPHVGIWLAAALFSAIHVQFLGFFPRMLLGALFGYLYLWSGNLWVPILAHFVNNGFTVFMVYMHQKKLVSVDIESTESIPLVGVLVSGAITLGLLIYFQKRNQERALSSGER, encoded by the coding sequence ATGCTGGTCGGTTTCGTGCTGGTCGGCGGTGTTGTTAGTACGCTGCTGCTTTTCGGAATCATGGCCGTCAGCAAAGGCATGGGCTTTACCGAAGCGCAGAATTACCTCACCCGGCTAGCCGCTAATCCGTCGGCAGCGCCCGGTAGCTGGTACGAGCTGATGATTCTTCAGGCGGTCAATCACCTCGGCACGTTTTTCCTGCCTGCTCTTGTTTACTGGTACTTTATCGAACGCAGAACCTGGGACCAGTTCAACGTCCGTCCCATTTCGGCGGTAGCAGGCTTTGGTCTGATTGGCCTGATTGTTATCGCCTTCATGCCCTTCGACAGTTTTATTATCGACTGGAACCGGAACCTGCATCTGCCCGAAACCCTGGCCCCTGTTGAGCAATGGATTCGGGATAAAGAAAAGGGACTCGAAGGCATTACTAAATACCTGACAACGTTCGATACAACTAGCCAGTTGCTGGTGGCGATCCTCGTTATTGCCGTCATTCCGGCCATTGGCGAAGAAACACTCTTCCGGGGCATTTTGCAGCGGAACCTGACTGTCTGGACCAAAAACCCGCATGTCGGTATCTGGCTGGCAGCAGCTTTGTTCAGCGCGATTCACGTTCAGTTTCTGGGCTTTTTTCCCCGCATGTTGCTCGGAGCCTTATTTGGCTATCTGTACCTGTGGTCAGGTAATTTATGGGTACCCATACTGGCCCACTTTGTCAACAATGGGTTTACGGTATTTATGGTTTATATGCACCAGAAGAAACTGGTTTCCGTGGACATTGAAAGCACCGAGTCGATTCCCCTGGTGGGCGTGTTGGTTTCGGGAGCCATCACACTGGGTTTGTTAATCTATTTTCAGAAACGTAATCAGGAACGAGCCTTGTCGAGTGGCGAACGATAA
- the frr gene encoding ribosome recycling factor: MEEIELFLDDAKDTMEKALKHLAIELTKIRAGKANVGMLDGIQIEYYGMMSPLHTVASVNTPDARTLVIKPFEKKLIGEVEKAIRNSNLGLNPNNDGEQIRLSIPPLTEERRRDLVKKVKQEVETAKVNVRNIRKDTNDDIRKLTKEGVSEDAVKVGEERVQKLTDAFIARIDETFVAKEKDIMVV; the protein is encoded by the coding sequence ATGGAAGAAATCGAGTTATTTCTCGACGATGCAAAAGATACGATGGAAAAGGCGCTCAAGCACCTGGCCATCGAGTTGACTAAAATCCGGGCTGGTAAGGCAAATGTCGGTATGCTGGATGGTATTCAGATCGAATACTACGGGATGATGTCTCCCCTGCATACGGTTGCCTCCGTGAATACGCCCGACGCCCGGACCCTCGTTATTAAGCCCTTTGAAAAAAAACTCATTGGTGAAGTAGAGAAGGCTATCCGTAATTCTAACCTCGGTCTTAACCCGAATAACGACGGCGAGCAAATCCGACTAAGCATTCCACCCCTGACCGAAGAACGTCGGCGTGACCTCGTAAAAAAGGTAAAGCAGGAGGTAGAAACCGCCAAAGTCAATGTGCGAAATATCCGGAAAGATACGAACGACGATATTCGAAAGCTGACCAAAGAGGGTGTGTCGGAGGATGCCGTTAAAGTAGGGGAAGAGCGCGTTCAGAAATTAACCGATGCGTTTATCGCCCGAATCGATGAAACCTTTGTCGCCAAGGAAAAAGATATTATGGTGGTGTAA
- a CDS encoding DMT family transporter: MTVEEPVVLPQKRPVLAWVLLCALALVWGSSFILIKRSLGVFPPEQVGAGRLVFALLFFMPFLARQSQQADIRLAVRHRWVALLASAIIGFVIPAFLFAQAGAHLNSSLAGALNSLSPLFTLILGAVFFGQSLKIRQVAGILLGLGGSLLLVFFSATGSFQINGYAILVVIATVCYGLNTNLIGRYLSHLPALVSTAWLFAFAGPIALLTLAPTDFFARVVDAHANWSLWALVTLGVFGSGLMSIFFNRVMQLASPLFAASVTYLIPIVALMWGVLDGETIYAVQFAGMGVCLLGIWLVNKS, encoded by the coding sequence ATGACTGTTGAAGAACCTGTTGTTTTGCCTCAAAAACGCCCGGTGCTGGCGTGGGTATTGCTGTGCGCGCTGGCATTAGTCTGGGGGAGTTCATTTATTCTCATCAAGCGCAGCCTGGGCGTATTTCCGCCGGAGCAGGTAGGGGCGGGGCGCCTGGTATTTGCACTCTTGTTTTTTATGCCTTTCCTGGCCCGACAAAGCCAGCAGGCTGACATTCGGCTAGCCGTTCGGCACCGATGGGTGGCTCTGTTGGCTTCGGCAATCATTGGGTTTGTTATTCCGGCTTTCCTGTTTGCCCAAGCCGGTGCCCACCTGAACAGCTCGCTGGCTGGTGCGCTCAATTCCCTTAGTCCCTTGTTTACCCTTATTCTGGGCGCGGTATTTTTTGGGCAGTCGCTAAAAATCAGGCAGGTAGCCGGAATTCTGCTCGGGCTGGGCGGGTCATTACTACTGGTATTTTTTAGTGCAACGGGGTCCTTTCAGATAAACGGATACGCCATTCTGGTTGTGATCGCAACGGTTTGTTATGGTCTGAATACGAATCTGATTGGTCGGTATTTGAGCCACTTACCTGCGTTGGTTTCTACGGCCTGGCTCTTTGCCTTTGCCGGCCCTATAGCGCTGCTCACCCTGGCACCAACAGATTTCTTCGCCCGTGTCGTTGACGCCCACGCGAACTGGTCGCTGTGGGCACTCGTTACCCTGGGTGTATTCGGATCGGGCCTGATGTCCATTTTCTTCAATCGGGTCATGCAACTCGCTTCTCCTTTGTTTGCGGCATCTGTAACCTACCTCATCCCAATTGTCGCGCTGATGTGGGGGGTGCTGGACGGAGAAACAATTTATGCGGTACAATTTGCGGGTATGGGTGTATGTTTGCTGGGCATCTGGCTCGTGAATAAATCGTAG
- a CDS encoding tetratricopeptide repeat protein, whose protein sequence is MCHVSLHQPKHPVRLLSESWLQRLFLLLFFIVCHLITGRAQSLIIAEQVNHQYPDSAFRLIKLKLDKAVSQHNELAQGDYLQQIGSLLYHQGSYVQAIDYLLQAQKIFRNANDEHRLANNHNELGTVYYYNEQPDRALTQFTDALAYYQRSRNAKGLAQTYANIGHIYEKRRDAKKAYQYQKQALVHSRIANDTGSLTKIYENLGSIFEDEARYDSAHSYYQQALVLTQKTHDGIGQIEIINNLGDVFRKTGRYKQGMALSQQALQLSQQKNERYQLSAALRDIAKTFRLLNQPDSAYKYIELSRDLTDEIYAIENNRQITLLQTLFDVERKDSEIAQLNAQKQVDLIIITATCVVLLLIGVLAFVIISRQRLKIRNEQALNQQNQQIFSTQNELMRAELKNKQLEEENLKGQLELKSKELTSHTLQIIQKNQVLEAIKDDLAVILKDDKRDQKKQLRQLLEKIGQSFDRDKYWDDFRRIFDQIHPHFFEQLAHQFPDLTPTDLRLIALLKMNINSADVATLLGISSDSLRVSRYRLRKKIGLAEGESLSAYIHSVSVQRLPAPENSPV, encoded by the coding sequence ATGTGTCACGTATCTCTCCATCAGCCCAAACACCCGGTAAGACTGCTGTCTGAATCCTGGCTACAACGGCTTTTTCTACTTCTGTTTTTCATTGTCTGCCACCTGATTACAGGTCGTGCCCAGTCGCTGATTATTGCAGAGCAGGTAAATCACCAATATCCAGATTCGGCCTTTCGACTCATCAAGCTTAAATTAGATAAAGCCGTTAGTCAGCACAACGAGTTAGCGCAGGGCGACTACCTGCAACAGATCGGTTCCCTCCTATACCATCAGGGCAGCTACGTTCAGGCCATCGATTACCTGCTTCAAGCCCAGAAAATATTTCGCAATGCGAATGATGAGCATCGGCTGGCCAACAATCACAACGAACTGGGTACGGTTTACTACTACAACGAACAGCCTGATCGGGCACTGACACAATTTACAGATGCACTGGCTTATTACCAGCGAAGTCGGAATGCAAAAGGGCTGGCCCAGACCTACGCCAACATTGGCCATATCTACGAGAAACGGCGGGACGCTAAAAAAGCCTATCAGTATCAGAAACAGGCGCTTGTTCATAGCCGAATAGCCAACGATACGGGTAGCCTGACGAAAATCTACGAGAACCTGGGGAGTATTTTTGAGGATGAAGCCCGATATGACTCAGCTCATAGTTACTACCAGCAGGCACTCGTATTAACCCAAAAAACCCATGATGGAATCGGCCAGATTGAAATCATCAACAACCTGGGGGATGTGTTCCGAAAAACGGGGCGCTACAAACAGGGCATGGCGTTATCGCAACAGGCGCTGCAACTCTCACAGCAAAAAAACGAACGGTATCAACTGAGTGCGGCACTCCGCGATATTGCCAAAACATTTCGACTTTTAAACCAGCCCGATAGTGCCTACAAATACATTGAACTGAGTCGGGACTTAACCGATGAAATCTACGCAATCGAAAACAATCGCCAGATTACGTTGCTTCAAACCTTGTTCGATGTCGAACGCAAAGACAGTGAAATAGCCCAATTGAATGCCCAAAAACAAGTCGACCTGATTATTATTACGGCCACCTGCGTTGTGTTGTTACTAATCGGGGTTCTGGCTTTCGTTATTATAAGCCGCCAGCGGTTAAAGATTCGGAATGAACAAGCCCTTAATCAGCAGAACCAGCAGATTTTCAGCACGCAAAACGAGTTGATGCGGGCCGAGCTGAAGAATAAACAACTGGAGGAGGAAAACTTAAAAGGCCAGCTGGAGCTGAAAAGTAAAGAGCTAACCTCACATACGCTGCAAATTATTCAGAAAAATCAGGTGCTCGAAGCGATAAAAGATGACCTGGCCGTTATTCTGAAAGACGACAAACGGGATCAGAAAAAGCAGCTTCGTCAATTGCTCGAGAAGATTGGGCAGAGCTTCGACCGGGATAAATACTGGGATGATTTCCGTCGCATTTTTGACCAGATTCACCCGCATTTCTTTGAGCAGCTGGCCCATCAATTTCCCGATTTGACGCCTACCGACCTGCGCCTGATTGCGCTCCTCAAAATGAATATCAATTCGGCCGACGTGGCTACGTTGCTCGGCATATCTTCCGATAGCCTGCGGGTGTCCCGCTATCGCTTGCGTAAAAAAATTGGATTAGCCGAGGGCGAATCACTCTCAGCCTACATTCACAGCGTTTCGGTTCAGCGGCTCCCCGCTCCCGAAAATAGCCCTGTTTAA
- a CDS encoding glycosyltransferase, with protein MIIVYFTYLILLGIVALNVLYWLVFSIAGRLGRADDTNADPATSVYRKIGVLIPAYKEDAVIVESVTQNLRQTYPADRYELIVIADSFQPQTLAKLAALPIHVLEVSFEVSTVAKAINSALSRLPLEQYDILVVSDADNHMAPDFLSRINQAFAQGWRAVQGHRVAKNINTSVAILDAISEEINNHIFRKASRVLGLSSATIGSGMAFEPGLMKAAMATQHTMGGYDKELETNIVLSGHKIGYLEDAFIYDEKVANRAVFENQRTRWIAAQWQFITVYFSRGIAEIIHGRFASGFKVLQAVFLPKILLLGVLFGCIVAGFLSGNPSLWEAPLILLLTLCGSLIISVPTHLWKRITFRELLLVPLLLLSFVRAVLNMRKAFKRFMHTPHTSTTGTPVS; from the coding sequence ATGATCATCGTCTATTTTACCTACCTGATTTTACTAGGAATTGTTGCCCTTAATGTACTTTACTGGCTTGTATTCTCTATCGCTGGCCGACTTGGTCGTGCTGACGATACGAATGCTGATCCGGCAACGTCAGTTTATAGGAAAATAGGGGTGTTGATTCCAGCGTATAAAGAAGACGCTGTGATTGTCGAATCCGTTACCCAAAACCTGAGACAGACATATCCCGCTGATCGCTATGAGCTGATTGTCATTGCTGACTCGTTTCAGCCCCAGACGCTGGCAAAACTGGCTGCATTACCCATTCACGTACTGGAGGTTTCGTTTGAGGTCTCAACGGTAGCGAAAGCTATCAATTCGGCCCTATCCCGGTTACCACTGGAGCAATATGATATCCTGGTGGTGTCGGATGCGGACAACCACATGGCACCCGATTTTCTGAGTCGCATCAATCAGGCATTTGCTCAGGGGTGGAGAGCTGTTCAGGGCCACCGCGTAGCTAAAAATATCAATACGAGCGTCGCCATTCTGGACGCCATTAGTGAGGAGATTAACAACCATATCTTCCGGAAAGCAAGCCGCGTATTAGGCCTTTCGTCGGCAACCATCGGCTCGGGTATGGCCTTTGAACCGGGCCTGATGAAAGCTGCCATGGCTACACAACACACGATGGGCGGTTACGATAAAGAACTAGAAACGAACATCGTGTTGAGCGGCCATAAGATAGGTTACCTCGAAGACGCCTTCATTTATGACGAAAAAGTAGCCAATCGGGCGGTGTTTGAAAATCAACGTACCCGCTGGATTGCTGCTCAGTGGCAGTTTATTACCGTTTATTTCTCACGGGGCATCGCTGAAATTATCCACGGCCGGTTTGCCAGTGGCTTTAAGGTACTTCAAGCTGTCTTCCTGCCCAAGATTCTCCTGCTGGGGGTATTATTCGGCTGTATTGTTGCAGGCTTCCTGAGTGGTAATCCAAGTCTGTGGGAAGCACCTCTTATTCTATTGCTTACGCTATGCGGTAGTTTAATTATATCCGTACCGACTCATTTATGGAAGCGAATAACATTCCGTGAGTTACTGCTTGTTCCGCTGCTGTTACTGAGTTTTGTGCGGGCGGTTCTCAACATGCGTAAAGCGTTCAAACGATTCATGCATACACCACATACAAGCACAACGGGCACTCCCGTGTCTTAG
- a CDS encoding phosphatidate cytidylyltransferase: MKQRLAKLSNLQQRVIAAVAGVPFILFMIWYDAWTFALLFCLVSALTQREFYRLLGLDGFEPLTAYGTVVGTMICVLAYFVETDQIGTGNYFLICPASSMIFLIKLYKKRDMKPFTNISFTFLGIIYVAMPFALLIILALQGGRFHPMIITGCLLLLWASDIGAYFAGTKFGRRKLFERVSPKKSWEGSIGGAAAAAIVALGLTFWAPELRPWQWYCVGGIIVVTGTYGDLVESLFKRSIAIKDSGSSIPGHGGFLDRFDGLLLAAPFIITFLKLFA; encoded by the coding sequence ATGAAGCAACGTTTAGCTAAACTTTCGAACCTCCAGCAGCGGGTCATTGCCGCCGTGGCCGGGGTTCCGTTTATTCTGTTCATGATCTGGTATGACGCCTGGACATTTGCGCTGTTGTTCTGCCTTGTCAGCGCCCTCACCCAGCGCGAGTTTTACCGGCTGCTTGGTCTCGATGGGTTTGAGCCCCTGACGGCTTATGGAACGGTGGTTGGCACCATGATTTGCGTACTAGCCTACTTTGTTGAGACCGATCAGATTGGCACCGGCAACTACTTCCTTATTTGCCCGGCCTCGTCCATGATTTTCCTGATCAAGCTGTACAAGAAACGGGACATGAAACCTTTTACCAACATCAGTTTCACGTTTCTGGGTATCATCTACGTAGCCATGCCGTTTGCGCTGCTGATTATTCTGGCGCTTCAGGGGGGCAGGTTTCACCCCATGATTATTACAGGATGCCTGTTGTTGCTTTGGGCGAGTGACATCGGGGCTTACTTCGCCGGCACCAAATTTGGTCGCCGAAAACTTTTCGAACGGGTTTCGCCCAAAAAATCGTGGGAAGGGAGTATTGGGGGCGCAGCCGCTGCGGCTATCGTGGCGCTGGGCCTTACGTTCTGGGCTCCCGAACTGCGCCCCTGGCAATGGTATTGCGTAGGCGGCATTATTGTCGTGACCGGCACATACGGCGATCTGGTCGAATCGTTATTTAAGCGAAGCATTGCCATTAAAGACTCTGGCAGCAGCATTCCGGGTCATGGCGGTTTTCTGGACCGTTTCGATGGTTTGTTGCTGGCCGCTCCGTTTATTATTACCTTTTTGAAACTGTTCGCGTGA
- a CDS encoding sugar phosphate isomerase/epimerase family protein, producing MDQLYPRRHFLKQTALAAGVLPLLATNSPAWTSAGGSPLTDIHIFSKHLQFLNYADMADAAAEMGFKGVDLTVRPDGHVRPERVEDELPKAVESIRKAGLTPKLMTTTVGDATNAIDMRVLKAASKAGFQLYRMKWYQYDQKKSIPDSILTYQQQLRALGEANKTLNLIGCYQNHAGLLVGSSVWELWEILKLADPVHTGIQYDIRHATVEGGQSWPNGLRLLQPQIKSVALKDFRWSTKNGVATVEDVPLGEGMVDFKTYFKLLKQYGIQVPISLHIEHPTGGAEHGATKLTIPQKEVFAAMKRDLNRLQELWTSA from the coding sequence ATGGATCAACTTTACCCCCGACGTCATTTTCTGAAACAGACGGCCCTGGCGGCTGGCGTTCTGCCACTGCTAGCCACGAACTCCCCGGCATGGACCAGCGCCGGTGGATCACCGCTGACCGACATCCATATTTTTTCCAAGCATTTACAGTTCCTGAATTACGCCGATATGGCTGATGCTGCGGCTGAGATGGGGTTCAAGGGCGTCGATTTAACCGTTCGTCCTGATGGGCATGTCCGTCCGGAACGCGTTGAGGATGAGTTGCCCAAAGCCGTCGAATCGATTAGAAAGGCTGGGTTGACGCCCAAATTGATGACCACCACCGTTGGTGATGCAACCAATGCAATCGATATGCGGGTGCTTAAGGCTGCGTCGAAAGCCGGGTTTCAATTATACCGGATGAAGTGGTACCAGTATGACCAGAAAAAATCGATTCCTGACTCTATTCTGACGTATCAGCAACAACTGCGGGCGTTGGGCGAGGCAAATAAGACCCTTAATCTGATTGGTTGTTATCAGAATCATGCGGGCTTGCTCGTCGGTTCATCGGTCTGGGAGCTCTGGGAAATATTGAAACTGGCCGATCCTGTTCATACCGGTATTCAATATGATATTCGTCACGCGACAGTAGAAGGGGGGCAATCGTGGCCCAATGGACTTCGGTTGCTTCAACCACAGATAAAATCCGTCGCGCTTAAAGATTTTCGGTGGTCGACCAAAAATGGCGTAGCGACCGTTGAAGACGTGCCGTTGGGCGAGGGTATGGTCGACTTTAAAACCTATTTCAAGTTGTTGAAACAGTATGGTATTCAGGTACCTATATCGCTTCATATTGAACATCCAACGGGTGGTGCAGAGCACGGCGCAACGAAACTGACCATTCCACAAAAGGAAGTATTTGCCGCCATGAAACGGGATCTAAACCGACTTCAGGAACTTTGGACGTCGGCCTGA
- a CDS encoding acetyl-CoA carboxylase biotin carboxyl carrier protein subunit yields MYQTTLNDQPLSVDFTADGPLLNNEPFAWDLVKISDRSFHILHQNRSFTAEVMEINAAEKRVSLKINGHIHHVQLKDRFDLLLEKMGMSSASGTKVNELKAPMPGLIVGISVQPGDVIRKGDSLLILEAMKMENNLKAPGDGTVKTIRIAKGDRVEKGQVLVEFV; encoded by the coding sequence ATGTACCAGACAACCCTGAACGACCAGCCTCTCTCCGTTGACTTTACGGCCGACGGTCCACTTCTCAATAACGAACCGTTCGCCTGGGATCTGGTAAAAATCAGCGACCGCTCGTTTCATATACTCCACCAGAATCGGTCGTTTACGGCTGAAGTTATGGAGATAAATGCGGCTGAAAAACGGGTGAGCTTGAAAATAAACGGCCACATTCACCACGTTCAACTTAAGGACCGCTTTGACTTGTTGCTCGAAAAAATGGGTATGAGCAGTGCATCCGGTACGAAAGTCAATGAGTTGAAGGCACCCATGCCGGGCCTGATTGTGGGCATTAGTGTGCAGCCGGGCGATGTGATCCGCAAAGGCGATAGCCTGCTGATTCTGGAAGCCATGAAAATGGAAAATAACCTGAAAGCGCCCGGCGACGGAACCGTAAAAACAATTCGAATTGCCAAGGGTGATCGCGTTGAAAAAGGGCAGGTACTGGTAGAATTTGTGTAA
- a CDS encoding putative signal transducing protein: MTETWEVIYSTPLPHRAELAKALLLEHDISAVVINKQSSSYPTIGWGKSEVHVLAQDAILAKVILENEATFS; this comes from the coding sequence ATGACAGAAACCTGGGAAGTAATTTACTCAACACCGCTGCCTCACCGAGCCGAACTAGCCAAAGCGTTATTGCTTGAACATGATATATCGGCCGTGGTTATCAATAAACAAAGCAGCAGTTATCCAACCATTGGCTGGGGAAAAAGCGAGGTTCATGTACTGGCCCAGGACGCTATCTTAGCTAAAGTAATTCTCGAGAATGAAGCAACGTTTAGCTAA
- the dusB gene encoding tRNA dihydrouridine synthase DusB has product MVNIGTIQLPDFPLLLAPMEDVSDPPFRAVCKANGADLMYTEFVSSEGLIRDAAKSVQKLDIFEYERPIGIQLFGSDVETMGECSRIATRANPDLIDINYGCPVKQVACRGAGAALLQDIPKMVRMTEAVVKATHLPVTVKTRLGWDESTKNVGEVAERLQDIGIKALTIHGRTRVQMYKGEADWTLIGRIKDNPRIQIPIFGNGDIDSPEKALEYKNRYGVDGVMIGRASIGHPWIFNEIKHFVKTGQHLSPPTVADRVAVCRQHLDFSIRWKGEVVGLFEMRRHYANYFKGLPDFKPYRMRLVTMDSYSGVSAILDEIQETYLVELV; this is encoded by the coding sequence ATGGTCAATATTGGTACTATACAGCTCCCGGATTTTCCGTTATTGCTCGCTCCCATGGAGGATGTGAGTGACCCGCCTTTTCGGGCGGTTTGCAAAGCAAACGGAGCCGACTTAATGTACACTGAATTCGTTTCGTCTGAAGGGCTCATTCGCGACGCGGCCAAGAGTGTTCAAAAGCTGGACATCTTCGAATACGAGCGCCCTATCGGCATTCAGCTTTTCGGTTCGGATGTTGAAACAATGGGTGAGTGTTCGCGCATTGCTACGCGGGCCAATCCTGATTTGATTGACATTAACTACGGCTGCCCGGTGAAACAGGTTGCCTGCCGGGGAGCCGGAGCGGCTTTGCTGCAGGATATTCCCAAAATGGTTCGTATGACCGAAGCTGTCGTTAAAGCGACGCATTTGCCTGTAACCGTAAAAACACGGCTTGGCTGGGATGAGAGCACAAAAAACGTGGGCGAAGTGGCCGAACGCTTACAGGATATTGGCATTAAAGCGCTGACCATTCATGGTCGCACGCGTGTGCAGATGTATAAAGGCGAGGCTGACTGGACGCTTATCGGGCGCATAAAAGACAATCCCCGTATCCAGATCCCAATTTTTGGAAACGGCGATATTGACTCGCCAGAAAAAGCGCTGGAATATAAGAACCGCTACGGCGTCGATGGGGTCATGATTGGCCGGGCCAGCATTGGCCATCCCTGGATATTTAACGAAATCAAGCACTTTGTCAAAACGGGTCAGCATTTGTCCCCACCAACCGTAGCCGATCGGGTGGCCGTTTGTCGGCAGCATCTCGATTTTTCCATTCGCTGGAAAGGAGAAGTCGTTGGGCTGTTTGAAATGCGTCGGCACTATGCCAATTATTTCAAAGGATTGCCTGATTTTAAACCCTACCGGATGCGTTTGGTCACCATGGATTCGTACAGTGGCGTAAGCGCTATTCTTGACGAGATACAGGAAACCTACCTGGTTGAGCTTGTTTAA